The Branchiostoma floridae strain S238N-H82 chromosome 3, Bfl_VNyyK, whole genome shotgun sequence genomic sequence ggtgagtcaaaaAGTATTCAAGTGGTTTCAAAGCAAACTGATTTTTATCCAATAAGTTGAAACTttgcacaaaggtaaaggcatatccTGTTACCTACTACCataacaatgtaaaatacactatgCCACCATATTGCGTATTCAGTAATGATGTTAGTTAGTATACTaatgtagatagtttgtagttgttagtaaTACGTCGtttaccatacattgtacatgatacaatcgctgtgcaataaacttgacttgagtGTTATTTTTACGTGCCTGAGTTAGCTAGTTCCGAGTTAGCTGCCCCAACCACCCATTGTTAACTTCTAGTCTCTGTAAAACAGACGTAACAAATCCTCGCGTAGATGATTTCTGTGCTGCTTCTGCTGCGAGTTCTGCAGAGGAGGGATACAGAAGATTAAAGGGAGCCTCCATACTATGGTTAAATCGCCATATTTAGCAATGTCGCTTTAAACAGTTCCTACGAATGAATGAGTGTATGCGTGAGTGtatgcgtgagtgagtgagtgagtgagtgagtgagtgagtgagtgagtgagtgagtgagtgagtgagtaattgagtgattgagtgaagGTAGAATATCTTCAATTTCCTAATTCATATATGTGCATATGTTGACGTAGTTACCTACAAGTCAGTATGCGAAGATTCAGTTAGTGTGCCCTACCGctggttcaggttcaggttcagtcCTCCTTCAGACACTTCGGTATGGCGCAGAAGTCCCACTTCTCCTCAGGCGAGGCGGTGAAGCACCAGGGAGCGTACTCCGAGTCCGGAGTGGGGTTCCTGCAGTAGTTGTTCGCCAGGTCCGCGTCAGGGTGGGACTCCGGCTTGTAGCTGTGGCTGTGGGGCGTCTGGGAGCTCCAGTCCTGGCAGGCGTGGCCCGACCAGGTCAGAGCTGCCGTGCCGCGGTAAGACTCTCCTTTACCGGCATAGCAATCTGCAAAGTacatttgatgtacatgtagtttctgtcgTTTATTAGTTTATCCAGCAAAAAACACTCTGTAAGCGGGTACAATACGTATATTAGTTTCTACTGTTACTTCGTACATCCAGCAAATAGCACTCTGTAAGGTgcaagatgtacatgtagtttctatTGTTGAATTCGTACATCCAGCAACTGTTTTGGATCACAGATGTTGCTGTGGAAGTCGTACTGGTCCATCAAGAAGGTAGCGAAATTGATCTAGTCTGTGCACATGTCTTGATGACGTAGTTTTGTGCTCACCTCCAGCGTCCCGCAGGACATCCTGTATTTCCGGCCCGACCTCCGGCGTGACTGCAGACCGAAGAGAAAACAGGAGAACAATCCACATGGAATGTAAATTTACTTACACTGGGAAATGTTATTATCTGCAGTTTTAAAGTAaattcatcatcttcatcatgaACCGAAATGCAAACAAGAAGACTGCTTTGATAGAATATTGCATTTCCAGCCAGGCTTTGGAGGTTAAAAAGTAATATCGATTCGTTGAAAAGTTCTCACCAGTTCCGCATTTGGGAACGGGGCACCAGTCCCACTCCTCTCCCGGGTCGGTGGTGTAACACCAGACGGTCTTGGAGCCGCTGGGGTTGCGGCAGTAGCTCCTGTCCAGGCCGGCTGCCGGGTAGCGCTGTGTGGTGTAGGAGTGTTTGTGCGGAGTCTGGCTGGCCCACGCCTGGCACGCCCGCCCCTTGTTTGATGTAAACCAGGGGCCGCGGTACGACGCGCCGTCTCCGGACAGGCAGGCAGCCTCCTGCGCCTGTTCGTCTGGCAGAGATTTGTTAGGCAGAATTTCAGTAACGCTTGGTCAgaacctttatccgcagggtaacttatatccgctGTTCTTAGAGAACAAGGCACTAGTATTTGGGATAACGAGTCAACGGAAAATTATTTTTTGAAACATTGCAGCTTCAAACCACCGTCCGCTGCCTTCATAGCCCGAAGTACCCTGTtttgaatacaacggatataggttacccctcagatAAAGGTAACCTAGCGTAAGTGACATTTGCCTAAACCTTTCAgatgtttctttttattcatactTTATAATAGATTCTACTTGGTTCATGGCCTATCCAGGGTGGCCTTGCTGAAGATGCTTTGACAGTTGTAAATCATTGATCATATTAATCTTACAATTCACTATTATATAACTAATTACCTTCTTCCTGTGGGTCGAAAGTGTACTCCAGGACGAAGTGGCTGTCAAAGGAGCTGTCGCTGCGGAACCTCACCAACAGCTCGTGTGACGTAGACTTTCTGTGGAGGGAAGGACAAAGAGAGACTGTTTCTTGTTACCAGAAAAGTGTGCTTCCCatcggcgcccatctccgtttctgtggCCCTGGGCCACGCGGTGTTTagtaatcactacagcaggggctagtctGCTGGCAGTGGCGTGTGTTTAACTTTCTCAAAtgttgagtgctaagcagaaaaagtagcatgtaccatttttaaagtctttggtatgacaccTACCGACTGCAAGGCGAACACAATACTCATTTGGCCATTGTACCTGTGTCAATCACCAGCAGAGACATGCTAAACTATACTGTTCTCAGGCGTGTGACACTTCTACAAGTGTTGTCATGTAAGAGGAGCCAAGGCCCAAGCAAAATCATGGATATCTGACGTGTTACTGCCGAAGATGTAATTTAGTacagagctcgcagactcgtcgtccgatggATTTTCGCGAATGTGAAAGGGGTAcatcctcctacacagggacagGAGCGGTTTCGccattggatgtccctgcgtaggtgGATGAGAGGGTATAACAAAGCTAGCTTCTCACAACATTGTGTTCCGTAACGGTGTGCAGTAGCGCCCAAGGACTGGTGACGTCACCTTCCCGCCATCGCGCACTTCCACCCAGTCATAGGGACATCCGACCCACACCTCGAAATACTCCGAATCCTGTTGAAATATAGATATTATCAAGTATATACACAAATGACAGTAGTGAATTGAAGAAAATCATGTAGAGCGCCTTTCCCGAGGGCACATGGTCGGCGGCACCAATGAATGATGAATTTGAATCCCTAACCTCTGGGTTACGGGCCAAACACCCGGCCATTACCACACATGACCCCACAAAGTAAAACCAAGAACATGTTCCACGTTGAGAAGACTTAGTTGAGGAAATGATCATGAACACAAAGATGCACAAGGCGTTATCTAATTACACCAAATCAACCGCAAGAAGCAGTCTCGAAACACGAATGTACAGACTTCCAGAGTACAAGCACCAGTGAAAATTCAACAACTACAGCATCATGCAGAGAGAAGCACCAAAGGTCCATGTCTCGCAAGGAAATAGACACAAAACAAGGACATCAAccacaacaacaataacaaacaccAACAACGAGATGCACTCACCATGGCAGGCAGGGCCAGACGCACGCCGATCCGCTGGCCGGCCGGAGCCCGCAGCAGCCACGTCAGGACTTTGTTTTTGGGAGTGAGTTTTCCGAACGGGGCCGGCTCTATGATGCCGGACGCTGGGGAGGTGATCTCCGTGTAGGTCGATTCTGGAGAGGGGTTGCAAACATATGAACACGTTCAACCACTGTTCCAACATTGGACAAAGTTTTTAGAGCTATCCAgcaatacgtcgatgaaggttagacatccaggtaataagatacaccaaaagcagttactcaagcaactggatatgattatggaaacggtcagatgtttctgatagcatccactataggtagcgcgcgtagtccagtggttagcggccttgCTCTggactagaagccgtgagttcgattccggctgtgtcgctcacccgacatgcacgctaccggaaagggttgcagtccttaggacagcacgttaagccatggtccactgttcattgtgcttgtcgaaaagacctaggggaatttccctggtataatgaacctgtaaatactgtacatagcgtctgtcctctctgtcacgaccagtggaagggtagctcttcagtgagctaaaactggatcgagatcactttccttttcctttccaCTATATTTCGTCAGTGACCCTGACAgtacgaaagatagtggatgccaTCTAGCGTCTGACTATCTAGCAATAGTCCACCTCGACATACTTATAAATATTCCTCGGGTATTTATTGTGTAGCGTTACTTACTTACCGAGGGACAGTGGGACCCATGCTCGCAGTTGTA encodes the following:
- the LOC118411402 gene encoding inactive serine protease PAMR1-like — encoded protein: MGDFCVVENVDSYPFLIIGTSAITSGRPADMMDVMTHEMGHLFHMGHPFDPLDGGSYPCPTKKLFGSSCTMGGNEYPKSFGQLFLHRIRTKDFTCLERKPPQAEVYKCGNGVLDHGEECDCGSDKACLETDPCCDGQICKLKEGAACAEGQTCCKNCKIDLESCPVKSTSPAIQLRAWVPLSLESTYTEITSPASGIIEPAPFGKLTPKNKVLTWLLRAPAGQRIGVRLALPAMDSEYFEVWVGCPYDWVEVRDGGKVTSPVLGRYCTPLRNTMLKSTSHELLVRFRSDSSFDSHFVLEYTFDPQEEDEQAQEAACLSGDGASYRGPWFTSNKGRACQAWASQTPHKHSYTTQRYPAAGLDRSYCRNPSGSKTVWCYTTDPGEEWDWCPVPKCGTVTPEVGPEIQDVLRDAGDCYAGKGESYRGTAALTWSGHACQDWSSQTPHSHSYKPESHPDADLANNYCRNPTPDSEYAPWCFTASPEEKWDFCAIPKCLKED